From Nitrospirota bacterium, a single genomic window includes:
- a CDS encoding carbonic anhydrase: protein MEKLVEGFKKFQAEIFGAKRELFSRLSEGQTPRALFITCSDSRIDPTLLTQAEPGELFILRNAGNIVPSYGETMGGSTATIEYAVAVLGVKHIVVCGHTDCGVMRALLHPESVEDLPAVKSWMIQAETTRRIVRENYADLKGEDLLVTTIQENVRIQLDHLKTHPAVAVRLRRGTLTLHGWVYSIRTGDIWAYDENKDAFVSLAEPAQ from the coding sequence ATGGAAAAATTAGTTGAAGGGTTTAAAAAGTTTCAGGCGGAGATCTTTGGAGCCAAGCGCGAATTGTTCAGCCGCCTGTCCGAAGGCCAAACCCCTCGCGCGCTGTTCATTACCTGCTCGGACTCACGCATCGACCCCACCTTGCTGACACAGGCTGAGCCCGGCGAACTCTTCATTCTGCGGAATGCCGGCAATATCGTTCCCTCCTATGGGGAGACCATGGGAGGCAGCACGGCCACGATCGAATATGCTGTCGCCGTGCTGGGGGTGAAGCATATCGTCGTCTGTGGCCATACGGATTGCGGTGTCATGAGAGCGCTCCTTCACCCGGAATCGGTTGAGGATCTGCCCGCCGTGAAGAGCTGGATGATCCAGGCCGAAACGACGCGGCGCATCGTGCGGGAAAATTACGCCGACCTTAAAGGAGAGGACTTGCTGGTGACGACCATCCAGGAGAACGTGCGGATTCAACTGGACCACCTCAAGACCCATCCGGCGGTTGCCGTGCGGCTGAGACGCGGGACGCTGACCCTTCATGGCTGGGTCTACTCCATCCGCACCGGCGATATCTGGGCCTATGACGAAAACAAGGACGCGTTCGTCTCCCTGGCTGAGCCTGCCCAATAA
- a CDS encoding DUF2309 domain-containing protein yields the protein MESLDPSVNMETRRMELRGVIRLASEVVAQYWPMRTFVHHNPLHSLEYLPFEETVTRGKQFLGGNGYLPSELYRHYLRSGRIQSRHMETAVAPLARDEYATIGLHRVSHGEVLRACLAEGLCTPVEEPLDARWEHDPYHQLDVSIADRLETVLPNPNVDERVRGLVHCNQTSLGRWMTLSHWCDQALGTTIVDRINRELIKWCGAFLDEGHATWAMPGREQGLYLAWKALAAHEWSPCGISDSKRKIASLPDYPEDTLLESLDALGIPADLRQDYLSLQLTALPGWAGFIKWRSEERDYEWQRAYPVGVVKYLAIRLWYVRELVQQTCREELGIEGTYQSVTDYMRQRSKEYFLRRERVAGRLPAIYAEEVDRLRHQRTQDWDELYERYRSDVAPRQLRVARHGAAKQLRSLALALQLDPTTLMTTAPDELVRLVEWMKTFPESDHGPVWLKAFEAGYQERLLGALARSPVAQPPSGVESGLERPHSQSVFCIDVRSEPFRRHLESSGANDTYGFAGFFAAFIRYRAWGKEHDTEQFPVIMRAKNEVREIPRSYLDHVVSKHEARTRMVHAGHTLLHDLKENVVTPYVMVESVGWFYGLPIIGKTFLPSLYRRWTDWLQRLFVPSIATTLTIDKLAPTDTAEMLMAEQQATIRQALQERTGLRSSQITPALIEALRQWALSGDVEPDAALVSAATQAGLSTKALTIFVTTLRQRYGINQRSASRQKERITRTGFTLDEQVLTVDTALRMMGLTHQFARLVLFCAHGSTSENNPFESALDCGACGGNEGKPNARVLAMMANNQKVRERLAKNGLVIPSDTHFLAGQVDTTTDAVQLFDLEDAPPTHRADIARLTQDLREASRLTSLERCTRFPDLAEPLPAPESIAHVRRRSVDWSQVRPEWGLSSNASIVIGRRDLTKGIDLGGRAFLQSYDYREDPSSRLLEVLMTGPQVVAQWINMEHYFSTVDNEVYGSGSKIYHNVVGRFGIMSGPWSDLRLGLALQTVMNGEVPYHEPMRLLSVIEAPRERIVKLIGRHEVLQQFYHNEWVHLVALEPEEGVFYRYRPTGEWAKVDSGAGF from the coding sequence ATGGAATCGCTAGACCCATCCGTCAACATGGAAACCAGACGCATGGAGCTCCGGGGCGTGATCCGCCTCGCGAGCGAGGTCGTCGCCCAATATTGGCCGATGCGGACCTTCGTGCATCACAATCCGCTCCATAGCCTCGAATATCTTCCGTTCGAAGAAACCGTTACACGAGGAAAACAATTCCTCGGAGGAAATGGCTATCTCCCCAGCGAGCTCTATCGCCACTATCTCCGTTCCGGCCGAATTCAATCCCGCCATATGGAAACGGCTGTGGCTCCGCTGGCGCGCGACGAATACGCGACGATCGGCTTGCATCGCGTGTCCCACGGCGAAGTGCTCCGCGCCTGTCTTGCCGAAGGCCTCTGCACACCGGTCGAGGAACCGTTGGATGCGCGATGGGAGCACGATCCCTACCACCAACTGGACGTCTCGATCGCCGACCGCTTGGAAACGGTCTTGCCCAATCCGAATGTGGACGAACGCGTACGGGGCCTGGTCCACTGCAACCAGACATCGCTCGGCCGATGGATGACGCTCTCACATTGGTGCGATCAGGCGCTGGGCACCACCATTGTCGACCGGATCAACCGTGAACTGATCAAGTGGTGTGGGGCGTTCCTGGACGAAGGCCATGCCACCTGGGCCATGCCGGGACGGGAACAGGGCTTGTACCTGGCCTGGAAAGCCCTCGCGGCCCATGAATGGTCGCCCTGCGGCATTTCCGACAGCAAACGGAAGATTGCCAGCCTGCCCGACTATCCCGAAGATACGTTGCTGGAAAGTCTGGACGCGCTCGGCATTCCCGCAGACCTGCGGCAGGATTATCTCTCCCTGCAACTTACGGCGCTGCCGGGATGGGCCGGTTTCATTAAATGGCGTTCGGAAGAGCGCGACTACGAATGGCAGCGGGCCTATCCGGTCGGAGTGGTCAAGTATCTCGCGATCCGTCTCTGGTATGTGCGTGAGCTGGTTCAGCAAACCTGCCGGGAGGAACTCGGCATCGAGGGAACGTATCAGTCTGTGACCGACTATATGCGGCAGCGTTCCAAGGAATATTTCCTGCGTCGGGAACGGGTCGCCGGCCGGCTTCCCGCAATCTATGCGGAGGAAGTCGACCGGCTGCGGCATCAGCGCACGCAAGACTGGGACGAATTGTACGAGCGCTACCGGTCGGATGTCGCGCCCCGCCAGCTCCGCGTCGCCCGCCATGGCGCCGCCAAGCAGTTGCGGTCCCTCGCGCTGGCGCTGCAGCTCGATCCGACCACGCTGATGACCACGGCGCCGGACGAACTCGTCCGCCTCGTCGAGTGGATGAAAACCTTCCCCGAATCGGACCATGGACCGGTCTGGCTCAAGGCCTTCGAAGCCGGCTATCAGGAACGACTCCTCGGAGCGCTCGCCCGATCACCGGTCGCGCAGCCCCCATCCGGCGTCGAATCGGGACTCGAACGGCCCCATTCGCAATCGGTGTTCTGCATCGATGTCCGCTCCGAACCGTTCCGGCGGCATCTCGAATCCAGCGGCGCGAACGACACCTACGGGTTCGCCGGCTTCTTCGCCGCCTTCATCCGCTATCGCGCCTGGGGCAAGGAGCATGACACGGAACAGTTCCCCGTCATCATGCGCGCAAAGAACGAGGTGCGCGAAATCCCCCGCAGCTATCTCGATCATGTCGTCTCGAAACATGAGGCCCGGACCAGAATGGTCCATGCCGGCCATACACTCCTGCACGACCTGAAAGAAAATGTCGTCACGCCCTACGTGATGGTGGAATCGGTGGGCTGGTTCTATGGCCTCCCGATCATCGGGAAAACGTTTCTGCCCTCTCTCTACCGGCGCTGGACCGATTGGCTGCAGCGCCTCTTCGTGCCATCCATCGCCACGACCCTCACCATCGATAAACTGGCGCCGACCGATACCGCCGAAATGTTGATGGCCGAACAACAGGCCACCATCAGGCAGGCGCTCCAAGAACGTACCGGCCTGCGCAGTTCTCAAATCACGCCGGCGCTGATCGAGGCCTTGCGGCAATGGGCCTTGAGCGGTGACGTCGAGCCGGACGCGGCGCTCGTCTCAGCCGCAACCCAGGCCGGACTCTCGACGAAAGCGCTCACAATCTTCGTCACGACGTTGCGCCAGCGCTACGGCATCAATCAGCGCTCGGCCTCCCGGCAGAAGGAGCGGATCACGCGCACCGGCTTTACGCTCGACGAGCAGGTCCTGACAGTGGACACGGCCTTGCGGATGATGGGCCTCACGCATCAGTTTGCGCGCCTCGTCCTGTTCTGCGCGCACGGCAGCACCTCTGAGAATAATCCGTTCGAATCCGCCCTGGACTGCGGCGCCTGCGGAGGCAACGAAGGCAAACCCAACGCGCGCGTGCTCGCCATGATGGCCAACAATCAAAAAGTACGGGAGCGCCTGGCGAAAAACGGCCTCGTGATTCCGTCCGACACGCACTTCCTGGCCGGGCAAGTCGATACCACGACCGATGCCGTCCAACTCTTCGATTTGGAGGATGCGCCGCCGACGCACCGCGCGGATATCGCGCGGCTGACCCAAGACCTTCGCGAAGCCTCCCGCCTCACGAGTCTTGAACGTTGCACCCGCTTTCCCGATCTCGCCGAACCGCTGCCGGCCCCTGAATCGATCGCGCATGTGCGCCGCCGCAGCGTGGATTGGAGCCAGGTGCGCCCGGAATGGGGCCTGTCGAGCAACGCGTCCATCGTGATCGGCCGGCGGGACTTGACCAAAGGAATCGATCTAGGCGGACGCGCCTTTCTGCAATCGTACGACTACCGCGAAGATCCCAGCAGCCGCTTGCTCGAAGTGCTGATGACCGGGCCGCAAGTCGTGGCTCAGTGGATCAACATGGAACATTATTTTTCCACGGTGGATAATGAGGTCTATGGCAGCGGGAGTAAGATCTACCATAATGTCGTAGGACGTTTCGGCATCATGTCCGGCCCCTGGAGCGACCTCCGGCTCGGGCTCGCCCTGCAGACCGTCATGAACGGCGAGGTGCCGTACCATGAGCCGATGCGGCTCCTGTCCGTGATCGAAGCGCCGCGCGAGCGGATCGTGAAGCTGATCGGGCGTCATGAAGTGCTGCAGCAGTTCTATCACAACGAGTGGGTCCACCTGGTCGCGCTGGAGCCGGAGGAGGGAGTCTTCTATCGGTATCGCCCGACCGGCGAGTGGGCCAAAGTCGACTCAGGAGCCGGCTTTTGA
- a CDS encoding YdiU family protein produces MRSLCKLEELSFDNTYARLPEAFYSKLQPTPFSSPPYLISFNPAAAELIDLDPEQAKRPEFAGVFGGSMLAPGMEPLAMLYSGHQFGVYVPQLGDGRAILLGEVRNERGEKWDLQLKGAGLTPFSREGDGRAVLRSTIREYLCSEAMHGLGIPTTRALCIVGSDHQVYREQVETGAIVLRMAPSHVRFGSFEIFYYRKQHEQLKVLADYVIAQHYLHLIDTSDKYARFFSEVVERTARLIAQWQAVGWSHGVMNTDNMSILGITLDYGPFGFMDDYDPGFICNHSDHSGRYAFNQQPYIGLWNLSCLAQALLPLAEKDDLKSSLDRYTPMCEGRYMELMRAKCGLTETKEEDASLIQDLLVLMHQHHVDYTIFFRTLSAFQTGAVAQNEPLRDFFVDRGAFDQWAVRYEARLREEGSRDEDRSVRMNRVNPKYVLRNYLAQTAIEKAQQKDFSEIDRLLTLLRDPYSDQPGMEAYAAPPPNWGKHLSVSCSS; encoded by the coding sequence ATGCGATCCTTGTGTAAGCTTGAAGAATTGTCGTTCGACAACACCTATGCCCGCTTGCCCGAGGCCTTCTACTCCAAGTTGCAACCCACTCCGTTCTCGTCGCCTCCCTATCTCATCAGTTTCAATCCCGCAGCAGCTGAATTGATCGACCTCGATCCGGAACAAGCGAAGCGGCCTGAATTTGCCGGTGTGTTTGGCGGCAGCATGCTTGCGCCGGGGATGGAGCCGCTGGCCATGCTTTACTCAGGCCATCAGTTCGGGGTCTATGTGCCGCAGCTCGGCGACGGCCGCGCCATCCTCCTGGGAGAAGTGCGGAATGAGCGGGGCGAGAAATGGGACCTGCAACTCAAGGGAGCCGGTCTCACGCCCTTTTCGCGGGAGGGTGACGGCCGCGCGGTGTTGCGTTCGACCATTCGGGAATATCTCTGCAGCGAAGCGATGCACGGCTTGGGGATTCCGACGACGAGGGCGCTCTGCATCGTCGGGAGCGACCATCAAGTGTATCGTGAACAGGTCGAGACCGGCGCGATCGTGCTGCGCATGGCGCCCTCGCACGTGCGGTTCGGCTCGTTCGAAATTTTCTATTATCGAAAACAACATGAGCAGCTCAAAGTGCTGGCCGACTACGTGATCGCGCAGCATTATCTCCATCTGATCGATACCTCGGACAAGTACGCGCGATTTTTCTCTGAGGTGGTCGAACGCACGGCGAGGCTCATCGCGCAATGGCAGGCTGTCGGCTGGTCCCATGGAGTGATGAACACCGACAATATGTCGATCCTTGGCATCACGCTCGACTACGGTCCCTTCGGCTTCATGGACGATTACGATCCCGGCTTCATCTGCAACCACTCGGACCACAGTGGCCGCTACGCCTTTAATCAACAGCCCTACATCGGGCTGTGGAATCTCAGTTGTCTGGCTCAGGCGCTGCTTCCTCTGGCAGAGAAGGACGATCTCAAATCATCCCTCGATCGCTACACGCCCATGTGCGAAGGTCGCTACATGGAACTGATGAGGGCCAAGTGCGGGCTGACCGAGACGAAGGAAGAGGACGCGTCGCTGATCCAGGATCTTCTGGTGCTCATGCACCAGCACCATGTGGATTACACCATTTTCTTTCGGACCTTGAGTGCCTTTCAGACTGGAGCTGTAGCGCAGAACGAGCCACTTCGCGACTTCTTTGTGGACCGTGGAGCCTTCGACCAGTGGGCCGTCCGGTATGAGGCCCGTCTGCGCGAAGAAGGGAGCCGGGACGAGGACCGTTCGGTCCGCATGAACCGCGTCAATCCCAAGTATGTGCTCCGCAACTATCTGGCGCAGACCGCCATCGAGAAGGCGCAGCAGAAGGACTTTTCGGAAATCGATCGGCTGCTCACCCTGCTGCGCGATCCCTACAGCGATCAGCCAGGCATGGAGGCCTATGCGGCTCCACCTCCCAACTGGGGCAAACATCTCTCGGTCAGTTGCTCGTCGTAG
- a CDS encoding DUF2294 domain-containing protein, which produces MALVKWAIERGDMHNAIRQAVIKFEQDFMGRGPTDVKAFIIRDMVVVRLKGVLTQAERQLVKNADGVEMVKRMRQNLMAQGKDNLCGEIAGITGVKVTGLFTDIDTQVGERVMVFTLDHDLETSESSASSS; this is translated from the coding sequence ATGGCCCTTGTGAAATGGGCCATTGAGCGGGGGGATATGCACAACGCGATCAGACAGGCCGTCATCAAATTCGAGCAGGACTTCATGGGGCGCGGACCGACGGATGTGAAAGCCTTCATCATCCGGGATATGGTGGTCGTTCGACTCAAAGGCGTCCTGACTCAAGCCGAACGTCAGTTGGTGAAGAACGCGGATGGCGTGGAGATGGTCAAGCGTATGCGCCAGAATTTGATGGCGCAAGGCAAGGACAATCTGTGCGGCGAGATCGCCGGCATTACCGGCGTGAAGGTCACCGGTTTATTCACAGACATCGACACGCAGGTCGGTGAGCGGGTCATGGTGTTTACGCTCGATCACGACCTTGAAACGAGTGAATCTTCCGCCAGTAGTTCGTGA
- a CDS encoding proton-conducting transporter membrane subunit — translation MSFVILVPLLPLLAALLVLAGDEPSRQERAKMAAYPIGGAFLGAIATLWWVATQGPITLRFYDPASPATLAFPIGFYVDRLSAVMMVLISGVGTIIYTYSISYMYQDPHDRRYLALIGFTTAVLLCMVSSANLMMLFLFWQVLSYMLYLLAHNHAHAATLDGAFRTFTLLRIGDVAFLSGTVLAYQLYGTLEFQALFARAADQPGMLSPWPGVEISGPTAVTLLLFIGGMSKSAQFPLHFWLPRSLYAPTPVHALLHAGIINAGGFLINRLAPLYGLSSTTLHVALVVGTLTAVLGATMMLAQNDIKKTLGFSTIGQMGYMIMECGLGAFSLAVFHLIAHGLFKATVFLNCGNVIHKARQDPESPHADPREEAKEFSSLTWSTGFITTLLIPLLILLVTHGVLHIPLLESQGTVIFLFFIWITSSQAILTLTRLRAIASWKVSSAMLLTLLFVVFVYLFAVESFTAFLYPNPDEVASYFQAADLPNWLFDSMVIIATILTVLSWGYLYMRAHGQTMWIPGWVEGLRIRLYVIIMNRLYMDELYQTLGKAVMRLVHRIDKRNARWSE, via the coding sequence ATGTCCTTCGTAATTCTCGTGCCGCTGCTCCCGCTGCTCGCAGCGCTCCTCGTCCTAGCGGGTGACGAACCCTCGCGACAGGAACGGGCCAAGATGGCGGCCTATCCCATCGGCGGGGCCTTTCTCGGCGCCATCGCGACGCTCTGGTGGGTGGCCACACAAGGGCCCATCACCCTCCGGTTCTACGATCCCGCGTCCCCGGCCACCCTGGCATTCCCCATCGGGTTCTATGTCGACCGCTTGAGCGCCGTCATGATGGTGCTGATCTCCGGCGTCGGAACGATCATCTACACCTACTCGATCAGCTACATGTACCAGGACCCTCACGATCGGCGATATCTGGCGCTCATCGGCTTCACGACCGCGGTGTTGCTGTGCATGGTGTCCAGCGCCAATTTAATGATGCTGTTTCTCTTCTGGCAGGTCCTGAGCTACATGCTCTATCTCCTGGCCCACAACCATGCCCATGCGGCAACGCTCGACGGCGCGTTCAGGACCTTTACCCTGTTACGGATCGGCGATGTCGCGTTTCTCTCAGGCACCGTGCTCGCCTACCAGTTATATGGGACGCTCGAATTTCAAGCCCTCTTCGCCAGGGCCGCCGACCAGCCGGGCATGCTGTCGCCCTGGCCTGGCGTCGAGATCAGCGGACCGACAGCCGTCACGCTCTTATTGTTCATCGGCGGCATGAGCAAGTCCGCGCAGTTTCCGCTGCATTTCTGGCTGCCCCGGTCGCTTTATGCGCCTACGCCGGTTCATGCGTTGCTCCACGCCGGCATCATCAATGCGGGCGGCTTCCTGATCAACCGCCTGGCGCCACTCTATGGTCTCAGCTCGACCACGCTGCATGTGGCCCTCGTGGTAGGCACGCTCACCGCGGTCCTGGGCGCCACCATGATGCTGGCACAGAACGACATCAAGAAGACGCTGGGATTTTCGACGATCGGACAGATGGGCTACATGATTATGGAATGCGGCCTGGGCGCCTTTTCGCTGGCCGTCTTTCACCTGATCGCGCACGGCCTCTTCAAAGCGACCGTGTTCTTAAATTGCGGGAATGTCATCCACAAGGCCCGCCAAGATCCGGAATCGCCTCATGCGGATCCTCGCGAGGAAGCCAAGGAGTTTTCCTCCCTGACCTGGTCAACGGGGTTCATCACCACGCTGTTGATTCCGCTCCTGATTCTCCTCGTGACGCACGGGGTGCTCCACATCCCCCTGCTGGAGTCTCAAGGGACCGTGATCTTTCTCTTCTTTATCTGGATCACCTCGTCCCAGGCCATCTTGACGCTCACACGGTTACGCGCCATCGCCTCCTGGAAAGTGTCCTCCGCGATGTTGCTGACCCTGCTCTTCGTCGTCTTCGTCTATCTGTTCGCCGTCGAGTCCTTCACCGCCTTCCTCTATCCGAATCCGGACGAGGTCGCATCGTACTTCCAGGCCGCAGACCTGCCGAACTGGCTCTTCGACAGCATGGTCATCATAGCTACGATTCTGACCGTGCTCAGTTGGGGCTATCTATACATGCGAGCCCATGGCCAGACGATGTGGATACCGGGATGGGTCGAAGGGCTACGCATTCGCCTGTATGTCATCATCATGAACCGGCTGTATATGGATGAGCTCTACCAGACGCTGGGGAAAGCCGTCATGCGCCTCGTCCACCGCATCGACAAGCGCAATGCGAGGTGGTCGGAGTGA
- a CDS encoding alpha/beta fold hydrolase yields MSGLQQFELAAADGTLIRGDRSIGQDRQILFITGFLSKRWGNKSKALAQWCEEKGWGFCCYDVRGFGDSEGTFTDYTLSDWIVDARLVVDLIQDGPPITIVGNSLGGWIAWLLAQDYPLVEKLVLIAPAFNMMGVRAKSIEPERRQVWHKAGWMPWDDEPAHRDFPIAWKWVEESEAYWKTNFARLRSVNTAILHGQQDTVILPHGSSQFVEQVRSLAPSFPIELHLVPGDHRLSSPEHLDTFQRLTVDSTNR; encoded by the coding sequence ATGAGCGGTCTGCAGCAGTTTGAACTCGCGGCAGCCGACGGCACATTGATCCGCGGCGATCGCTCGATCGGCCAGGATCGACAGATCCTCTTCATCACCGGTTTCCTCTCGAAACGCTGGGGCAATAAGAGCAAAGCGCTCGCGCAATGGTGTGAGGAAAAGGGTTGGGGGTTCTGCTGTTACGATGTGCGGGGCTTCGGCGACTCAGAGGGCACGTTTACGGACTACACCCTGTCAGATTGGATCGTCGATGCGAGGCTTGTTGTTGATCTGATACAAGACGGTCCGCCGATCACCATTGTGGGCAACTCGCTCGGTGGCTGGATCGCCTGGCTCCTGGCGCAAGACTATCCTCTGGTCGAGAAGCTCGTCCTCATCGCGCCGGCTTTCAATATGATGGGAGTGCGGGCAAAATCGATTGAGCCTGAACGGCGGCAGGTCTGGCACAAGGCCGGCTGGATGCCGTGGGACGACGAGCCGGCCCATCGTGATTTTCCCATTGCCTGGAAGTGGGTCGAGGAGAGCGAGGCCTATTGGAAAACGAATTTCGCGCGGCTGCGGTCGGTCAACACGGCCATCCTCCACGGTCAGCAAGACACAGTGATTCTGCCGCATGGCAGCAGCCAGTTCGTCGAGCAGGTGCGATCCCTTGCCCCCTCTTTTCCGATCGAGCTCCATCTGGTTCCGGGCGACCATCGACTGAGCAGTCCTGAGCATCTGGATACATTTCAGCGTCTCACAGTGGATTCAACGAACAGGTAG
- a CDS encoding proton-conducting transporter membrane subunit: MEQMLTPWLLAAVPLLGALLGVAVWSQPEKLKAWSVTVTLVSLLAVIVSFFRLTGSTEGLLFVLLLPLAASVSLLGQPVHRDHRLAWVVTLVFLGMGLGILTLPPPIGSIALTLLLGLITFLLYWHHDPFWGPSWLGIGTYGLGTLCAGIAAMTGSAIPSLLACMILLPLVPFHHGYVAALTRLPGSLPSFTVLLLPAIGLHKLAALIPAVSEFETLPVIVLALSGALYGAIKALAQSRVRLLLAYGSLSFFSLLWWFVATSRTVSPQAAVFLGSLALVTAGLLLAWQVIRTRYGDDVDPRAISGLAAQMPQFAVLISLLALAAMGLPPFGVFAGFMGLLFASPLTLSMAPFVVAITWLAASWYILDLVQGLLFGRKRPDLRYEDVRQSEFTSLLIVVMIMFALGLAPTNLFEGAPRSTGTGAIMEPVSWNR; the protein is encoded by the coding sequence ATGGAGCAGATGCTTACTCCCTGGCTCCTAGCCGCGGTTCCCCTGCTAGGCGCGCTGTTGGGCGTCGCGGTCTGGTCTCAGCCGGAGAAATTGAAGGCCTGGTCCGTCACCGTGACCCTGGTGAGTCTGCTCGCCGTCATCGTGAGCTTCTTCAGGCTGACGGGGTCCACCGAGGGGCTCCTCTTCGTCCTGCTCCTTCCGCTGGCCGCCTCTGTCTCGCTCCTGGGACAGCCGGTTCACCGGGACCATCGCCTGGCATGGGTCGTGACCCTGGTGTTTTTGGGAATGGGTTTGGGCATTCTCACGCTCCCGCCCCCTATCGGCTCGATCGCGCTCACGCTGCTCCTAGGCCTCATCACGTTCCTCCTCTATTGGCATCACGATCCCTTCTGGGGCCCCTCCTGGTTGGGCATCGGGACCTACGGGCTGGGAACGTTATGCGCGGGGATCGCGGCCATGACAGGCTCGGCCATCCCCTCGCTGCTGGCCTGCATGATCCTGCTGCCCCTGGTCCCCTTCCACCATGGCTATGTGGCGGCACTCACGCGATTACCCGGCAGCCTCCCCTCGTTCACCGTACTGTTGCTTCCCGCAATCGGGCTGCACAAGCTCGCCGCGCTGATCCCTGCCGTATCGGAATTTGAAACCTTGCCGGTGATCGTCTTGGCTTTGTCGGGCGCCCTCTATGGAGCGATCAAGGCGCTGGCGCAGTCGCGCGTGCGGCTACTCCTCGCCTATGGCAGCCTGTCGTTCTTCTCCCTCCTCTGGTGGTTCGTGGCCACCTCGCGGACTGTCAGTCCACAGGCCGCGGTCTTCCTGGGCAGCCTGGCCCTCGTGACTGCTGGACTCCTCCTCGCCTGGCAGGTGATCCGGACACGCTACGGCGACGATGTGGATCCGCGAGCCATCAGTGGGCTGGCTGCGCAGATGCCGCAGTTTGCCGTGTTGATTTCCCTCCTGGCCTTGGCCGCGATGGGGCTGCCTCCCTTTGGGGTCTTCGCCGGCTTCATGGGGTTACTCTTCGCATCGCCGCTGACCCTCTCGATGGCCCCCTTCGTCGTCGCCATCACCTGGCTCGCGGCATCCTGGTACATCCTCGATCTGGTGCAAGGGCTGCTCTTCGGCCGCAAACGCCCGGATCTCCGTTATGAGGATGTACGTCAGTCCGAATTCACCTCCCTCCTGATCGTGGTGATGATCATGTTCGCCTTGGGTCTCGCGCCAACCAACCTGTTCGAGGGGGCGCCGCGATCGACCGGCACCGGGGCCATCATGGAGCCAGTCTCATGGAATCGCTAG